The DNA segment CGGCATTATCCGCTCTTATTACAGCTATAACCTTATGTCTTCTGATTGCATCCAGTGGGTTCACCTCAATTAACTTACCGACGTGGGGGCTCCTTGCAAGGGCTATAGCGTTATAATTCGGCAACCCGCTCTTTAATCAGAGATTTCATACTCTCCGCAAACACAAATTCTGGATATTTTTCTAGTTATTATGTAAAATTAACGAAGGAAAAGTTCCACGATGAATTACATAAATAAAGAAATGATAGAACAAAGGGTGCACGAGTTTATCGAGCGCAGCAAGGACCTGGGCCTGAAAGTCACACCCCAGAGGATTGCCATATACAGGGAGCTCGCCAGCACCAACCAGCATCCGAGCACGGAGAATATCTACAAGAAGATAAAAGATTACTACCCTAACATATCTCTGACAACAATTTACAGGACCCTCGAGACGTTCGAGAAACTGGGTTTGATCTCGGTTGTGAACGTTCTTTACAACGCGGCGCGCTACGACGCGAACCTCGACCCGCACCACCACGTCGTCTGTACGGAGTGCAAAAAAGTAGAGGACTTTTACGATGAGTCCCTGTCGAACCTCGATGTATCGGACATGACTATGAATGGCTACCGTATTAAGGGCTATTCGATGCTTCTTAACGGTCTTTGCAAAGACTGCAGGGACGAATAAATTCGCCCGTTCTTGATCAGCAATTTCCATCTCTAGATAAAACCATACTTTTCATTTAGATAATATTTGTGTAATCCTATTCGAAAAACCGTTAAGGAGAACCGTATGAGTATCCCAGAAGGACTTAACGTCGCTCTCAATTTCGGATTTATGGACGCAGTTTTCACGAGGCGCTCCCGAAGGTTCGGACTGGGGATGGAGATAAAGGAGGGGACGCTCAAGCATCAATCCCGGCACGATCCGGTGCCCCTGTCGGAGCTTGAGGAGGCGTTTTTAATATGGGCCGGTACGGGGATGACCGGGCTCTCGCTGGGCGACCTGCCGCGGACGGGGATCTCGTGGCTCTTCCAATGGACTGGGCGGAGCTGGCCCTGCTCCTGCAATTCGCACTCTACGGAGCTTTTCTACACGAATGACGACGGGGTCTATATGGTGAGACTCCACGACATGATGCCGGCGCACGGAGAGACGACGATATTCCACGGACTGACAGAGGACAAGAAGCTGGAAAGGGTGCTCAATCTATTCAGGAAGAGCCTGGTCAGGCTCGAAGACGGAAGGGCCGACCTACCCCAAGGCGAGCCGGGTCTCTTCGACTTTAACGCCTGGAACTGCAACCGGCCGGGCACGACGTTTTTTATTCCGGTCACCAACACCACTGTCGAGTACATGGTTCTCCTGTTTATATATTTCGGCGCGAAGTACGGCTTTAATATAATCGACGAGCTTAACGGGGGGAGGTCCTGCGGGCTCGATAAGTGGATAGACAAGGGTTACATAAGAAAGGACGTCGAGCTTTCATTATTCGACCTCGAGCTCAGGGTGCTGACTACGCTCAACGTGGAGCAGGCGTTTATCTGCCAGAATATGAACCTCGCGCTTCAGACGCTCGGCCTAGGCGGATGGGCGTTCACGGGACTTCTCCCGCATTACGCCCTCGGAGTAAACCCCGAGTACAAGGGCCTGGGGTTCAGATTTACGCGGCCCGAAAAGACGCTCAGGAGCGCGACCCCGCCCGTTCCCGTGGGAAGGGACGGCGTATTCGAGGCGCTCTGCCCGCCATACGTAAATGACATGGGGGAAGCGGTCGATAAATTCCTCATGATGAGGGGAAGGTTCTGGGAGGAGGACAACCCCTACCCATATAAAAACCCGGAGGGTGTGCTTGCCGACGAGTATCATCCGAGTGAAGTGAGAATCGAGATTGTGAAGGATTTCTGCACCTACGTTTACGAGAATTACGGACGCTTCCCGGCGTTTCTGGACCCGATGTTCGCACGGCTGGTATTTCAGGCTCATCATCTGGACCTCGAATTCTATGACAAATATTACTCGGAAGGCGCCTATACGGAAGTCCACAAGAGCCATTTCAAACTATGGCATCCTGATACAAAAGACCCGTTTGGATAGAAATTACTGAGTTTGAATTACTGCTAATTTTGAATGGCTTCTAATAAATCATATACTTTCTTTATCATCAACGATGAAATATCTTTTTGGCAGTCCTCATTTCTAATTAAGTTTTCATCAATCCAAGAACAAATCCATCCATCTTCTTCAATTACTTCTTTTTCTGAGTGCCTGAAAGTGTTAACAATCGTATTATCGTACTCGTTACCATCCACACCATAGCAAAGTGGTTTCCCATATTTTCCCCAGAATTGATACCACACTCCAAAGTAGAGTAACTCTTGGTTGTTATCGTCTTGTATATATATACTGTATTCTTCATTGTTAGATAAAGGTCTCCTAATCTTAATTTTGTTCCCAAACTCAATAGTAAGGTCATCGCGTAGATCGTCAACTATTTTGAATAGTTTTGTAATGACTTGAGGAATTTGATCAGAGAACATAAGTTTCACCTCCGAATTAGTAAATATTATAGGCATTCTCTCAAACCAACTCTTTAAGATGTTTACAAAATCATTGAAGTATTGATTTACACTGGGAAGTTCATGCTTTTCTAGTTGCTCGATTATATCATTCCAATAGAGCTTTTGAGTTTTTACGTTTGAGTTCGGTAATACTATAGGTGTTCTTTTCCGCCATTCTTCTTTTTTAATTTCTCCAGGCATTCCTTTTCCCCACAGCTCTTTATGTCTATAATCTTTGGGGATTAAAAAAACTAGCCATTTCGTATTTTGATTACATTTGTTCAAATATTCAAGATAGCTCTTTGGTTGATTATTCGTGAGAGTGACGCTGCTAATTTTAATTTCAAAAATAATTTCAACATCAACGTTACTAATGATTAGGTCAGGACGCCCATAGCGATAAAGAAATTTCTGTGTATCACAGTCCTCAAACTCAATCTTATCTAATATTTCTTTTTCTAAAAACAATTCGAGAACCGCAGATCTAAACGGTTTGAATTGCAGTAAATTACAAAACAATTCAGTTATAGTATCTTCATTTCTGACTATATTGTGAAATATATTGCGGTATCTATTGTTCATTTTCTTAAAAAACATTTGTGATAGTAATATTTTTTCATCTAATGAGCAATGTTTTCATATATA comes from the Deltaproteobacteria bacterium genome and includes:
- a CDS encoding transcriptional repressor, whose amino-acid sequence is MNYINKEMIEQRVHEFIERSKDLGLKVTPQRIAIYRELASTNQHPSTENIYKKIKDYYPNISLTTIYRTLETFEKLGLISVVNVLYNAARYDANLDPHHHVVCTECKKVEDFYDESLSNLDVSDMTMNGYRIKGYSMLLNGLCKDCRDE